DNA from Kitasatospora acidiphila:
CTCGATAACATCGGCCTGGTAGGCGGGACTTGAGGGCTGGTCGTAGCGCTCTGCGATTTTCTCTCCGAAGTACCCGTCTTCATCGATCACCGGTGGACGGTACCTCGGCGGCGGCCGGGGCGCTGGGGATTTTCCCGCCGCATCTGCCGCCATGTAGCTGTGCGGCTATGCGGCCTTGAGGGTGCCGCCGTCGATGACGTAGTCGGCGCCGTGGATGTTGGCGGCGCGCTCGGACAGCAGGAAGGCGACCAGGTCCGCCACCTCTTCGGGCTGCGTGAGGCGTCCCGAGGCCATGCCGAACTTCCCTGGGAGACCGGCGAGGAGGTCGCCGTGGTTGATGCCGAACGCCGCGGCCACCTGGCCGCCGAACCCGTTCGGGTCGGTCCATATCGGGCTCGCGGTGACGCCCGGCGAGACGGTGTTGACCCGGACGCCGCGCGGCGCCAATTCCTCGCTGAGCCGCTTGCCGAACTGTGTCAGCGCGGCCTTGGCCTCGGCATATCCGACCGGGGATCCGGTGGGCACGCGGGCGTTGATCGACGAGATGTTCACGATGGCGCCCTTGCGCTCCAGGATGCTCGGCAGGGCGGCCCTGGTCGTCCAGACCGCGCTGAACAGGTTGAGGTCGAAGACGGCTTGCCACTGCTCGTCGCCGGTGTCCAGGAAGCCGGCGAGGGAGAACTTGTCCGGGTCACCGGCGCCGACGTTGTTGACGAGGAAGTCGATCCCGCCGACTTCTGCGATTGCCTGGTGGGCCACCGTCGTCGCCCCCTCCCGGGTGCTCAGGTCGGTGGCTATGACGGCGGCGGCCGCCTTCTCCAGCTCCGGGGTGATGGTGCGGGCGGCGCCCACCACCTTGACGCCCTCCGCCGCCAGCGCCTGGGCGATGGCGAGGCCGATGCCGCGGCTCGCGCCGGTCACGAGGGCGGTCTTGCCGGTGATTCCGAGGTCCATGAGGGTCCCTTTCTTGAACTACAGGTCAAAAATTGGGCCGTAGAAATGCCCCCGTCGGGGGCAGGGTGGATCAGAGGCCGGCGAGAGCGGTGTCGATGATCTGGTACAGGACCGGCCCGTCGAACGTCCTGACCATGACGCGCAGGCCCACGATGGTGTTCATCAGGAACCGCGCCTGGGCGTTCGCGTCAACGTCGGCAGCAACATCGCCGTCGAGCCGGCCCTTCTCGATGCGCCCGGCGAGCAGCTGGATGCTGCATTCCACCATGCGGCGCACCGCCAGGGCAGCCTCCTCGTCCTGCGCACCGAGCTCCAGCTCGGTGTTCATGGCAAGGCAGCCGCGCCGGACCGGCCCGTTGAGGTCCGCCTCCACAAGGAGCACCAGGTAGGCGCGGATGCACTCTTTGGCGGTGCCCGGTCGCGCGAGGACCTCCTCGGTCAGCTCGGAACCGACGCGGCCGTATCGATCGAGTGCCTTGCCGAACAACTCCCGCTTGGAGCCGAAGGCGTGGTACAGGCTGCCCTTCGCCACGCCGGTGGCCTCGGCCAAGTCGGCGGGCGAGGTGCCGGCGTAGCCGTTGGTCCAGAACGTCTCCATCGCCTGTGCGATGACGACGTCCGGTTCGAAGCTCTTCGGCCTGCCCATGGTTGGACGGTAGCCGGTATTTGACCTAGGGGTCAACAACCATTGTTCGCCTTGTGGAAGAGCAGGCAGGCGTGGGGGACGCGGGCCTCGGGATCCTCCAGGAGCTGGGCCTGCGTCATGAATCCCGAATGGGTGGCGAGTTCGGCGATGCGGTCGGGCTGGAGGAGGTGGACGTCGAGAGCCATGGGGTGGCCGCCGTAGCCCTCGCGCTTGCGCCGGACTTCGTCGCCGACATGGAAGCCGAGCAGCAGGTGGCCGCCCGGGGCCAGGGCCCGGTGGAACTCGGCGAAGGCGGTGGGGAGTTCAGCGGGCGGGAGGTGGATGATCGAGTACCAGGCCACGATGCCGGCGAGTTGGCCGTCGGGGAGGTCGAGAGCGGTCATGGTGCCGGTGTCGAACCGCAGATGGGGGTGGTCGCGCCGAGCCACCTCGACCATCCCCGGTGAGAGGTCGATCCCGCCTACGTCCAGGCCGAGTTGATGCAGATGCGCCGTCACATGACCGGGTCCGCAACCCACATCAGCCACCGGACCGCCACCCGAGGCGAGCACGAACTCGGCAAACGCACCGAGCATGCCGCGCCCCAACTTGTCGCGCTGGAAGGCGGGTCGCACGAAGGCGGCGTAGTCGACGGCGACGGTGTCGTAGGAGGTGCGCGTCTCGGTGAGGTAGGTGGGCTCCTCAATCATGCGAGTGACCATACCGGCGAGGTGGTGTCGGGCCGTCGGCACCCGGTGGAGGCCGGCTACTCCCCGGTGTTGTTGCCCAAGCACAGGATGTAAGGGCACCGCGAACACCCTGGCCTCACTAAGGTCGATCCGGGCTGCCCGACCGGACGGCGCCCCGGTCTACGTGATCCTGGACAACCTCTCCACCCACAACGGCAAAAAGATCCTCCGCTGGGCGAAGGACAACAACGTCCACTCTGCGCCCGAATCCGCAGCGAGAAGGGCCTGCGCTGGGGCGGACGACCGGCGAAAGTCGCGTGACTCTACCAATGGCACCGGCGACACTGACGCCATGACTGGTTCTGCACTGCCTCGACTGCTTCGACCGCGTGCCCTGAGGCCCGGAGATCTGGTTGTCATCGCATCGCTGTCCGGTCCGGAGCGGCATCCGCCCGCTCGACCTGAAGGCGCTGCTCGACCTGTACAGCGTGGTGAATCCGCAGGAACGTGATGGCTGGCTCGCCCTCGCCCGGGAGGGACGCCATCAGCGATGGTGGCGGATGTTGGAGGATCAGCTTCCCCAGGACTTCTTGGACCTGATCGGACTTGAGGAAGACGAAGGGATCACCCGGTCACCCGAAGCCGAGGCCACCCGTACCGGTTGGAGTCCAGCCGGCGGGTGTGCCTCACGCGTCACCGTCATCGACCTGGTCAAAGTCATCGGACGGTCGCCCGGAGCGGGGCGCTGTCGCCTGGCCGGAGCCCGGGCCGTCACCTTCGCCGGTAGGTCACGTGCCGGGCCGCCGCCCCCGGAGCGGCGTGAGACTCTGGGCGCGGACCCAGCCTGACCAGCCGTTCGAGCAGATGATGTTTGCCCAGCCGCTCGCCTCGTCGGAGACTTGTACTTCGAGTCCGGCGTTGAGTTGCGAGACGGGGGCCCGCGCCGGGTCGGGAGTGCTCCAGGCGGGTTCGCCTCCCTTGGCGATGCGATGAGTCGGCTGCCACGCGTGCGCGGCGTTCGGCGGTGGCGGCGGAGACGGAGGCGGAGAGGCTTCGGGGGGTGGCCCGAGGCCTTGCTTCTCCGGCGCCGCGGCCCGTGCCTCGGGGCGCGCTTCTCCCGTCCCGGCTGGCGCCGAGGCCACTTTGGACTCGGCTTCCTCCAGGGAGCGCTGGGCCTCGGCCATCAAACGTTCGGCCTCCTGGAGCTCGGATGCCTGGGTCCCGGCCTCTGCGCCGACTTCATCGAGGAACGTGACGGCGCGGGCCATCTCCGCGGCAACGCCGACGAACGACTGTCGTGAAAGCCCCTCCAGGTACAGCGTCATGCGCACCTGGATCGCCTGACTCGTGGCCGTGCAGTGCAGCAGGCCGGATCGCGCCTGGGCACACGCGTGCGCGAGCCGGTCCAGCGGAAACAGCGACGCGGCCGCATCGCCCGGCCGCCACGGTGGATGCCATTCGAGGACAAGTTCCACCTCGTCGGGGCTCTTCTCCTGTGCGGTGATCTCTGCGGGTGTCATTCCTTCAAATGTCACGCTCAAACCGCCCGGTACCCCGCGCACCGGCCCGTCCGCGCCCCACCGTGCGATCAGCTCGCTCCATCCCATCTCGTCCTCCTCTACTGGTCGATCCCGATGATCGACCCGTCACTGCCGTAGCTGTACGAAGGAGCTGGGCGGTGCCACGTCCCTTCCGGCAGGTTTCCTGCCGCGAGGCAGTTCTGATGGGTCCGTTCACGCCTGTCGTAGAGGCTTTGTGCGTCACGGCGCAGGTCGTCGATCTCTGCCGCCCGTCGGCCGAGGTCGTCGTCGTACCCTTTCGCAGCCCCATCGATCGCGTCGCTCAGTGCCCTGGTGAACTGCACCATGTCCAGTCCCAGTTGCCGCAGCCTTGGCAGCTTCGAGTACGGGATGCGGATGGAGTACTCCGGGAAGTCCACTTGCACGTTCGTACCCGGGATTGTCTCGGAAAACGCCGGTATGGTCACTTTCAAACCCTGGAAGTTGTTGTAGATTTTCCGGGCGAGCCCGAAGAGCCGCCATGCCCGGATCCCCCTGGCGGCCACCGTCGTCGCCAGAGTGCCCACCGCGCCGATCATCGTGGCGAGTGAGCTGTAGAACCCCATTCCCAGGAGCATATTGGTGCCACCGGCAGCCACCTCCGCGTCGTAGTGCGCAATACGCCAGCGAAGTTCCGCGGCCTTGCTTCGCATCTCCGCGGCCGTGACTTCGAAATTCGCCTTGTGCAGGCTGACGTCATTCCGTTCGTCGACCGCCTGCCGCATCTCGTTCAGCGTCCGGTTCAGGTCCTGGTCAAGCTGTAGGAGCAAGTCCCCGCACTCCCCCTGATTCCGCGGCTCGAACCCGTCGTCTCCGACCGGCGGACGGCGCCGGCGGCGGTTCAATGCGAGCAGTCCGGCGATGGCCGCCGCTGCCGCGGCTCCCAGGCCCGCCACGAGCGGCAACACGGAGGATCCACCACCCGTCGGATGGGTACCGGGTAACTCGGACCCCTGGCTGGGAGCGAGCGACGGAGACTGTGCGGTCTGGCCGGCCCCGGCCCTGGTGAACAACACGGTCGGGGAGTCCGCACTCACGTTGTTGACGGTGTCGCTCGCCTTCACGCTCACCTGGTGGTCGCCGACCGACACACCGCCAAGACTCAGGGTGTTCCCGGTCGCGCCGGGCTGTACCTGTCCGTCGACCGTCCATTCGTAGGTGATGTTGGAGTTGGCGGCTTCACCCGTCACCCCGGCCGAACAGGTCACTTGGCCGGAATCCTGAAGCACGCTGGTGTCGCAGGTCAGCCCCGCCGCCAGCCCGGCCGGGGCTGACTGCGCAGCGCTGGGTGACGGCTGACCGGATGTTGCGGGAGCAGAAGAGCCGGCTGATGGCTGGCCGGAGGTCGCGGGAGCAGAAGAACCGGCTGATGGCTGGCCGGAGGTCGCGGGAGCGGTCGGATAGACATTGACTACGAACATGCCCTGGATATTGCTGTCATTGGCCTCGATGTTCTCGTAGGTGTGGGTGATGCCCAGTTCCAACTTCCCGTCGATCGGCGCAGTGAAGGAGCCGCCGACGCCGATATCGAAAAGCGTGTTGTTGCCGGCACCGAACCGGCCTTTGAGGTTGTAAGCAAAGAATCCGAGCTGGTAGTACCCGTCCGGGCCCCACGGTTGATTCGAGTTCGGATAATTCAGCATGCCCGTGGCGGTGACTGCGAAGCTCTGACCCTTCTTGAGCTGAATCCCCGTGGACAGCCAGCTGCCGGGCTTGACGTCGAAGGTCTGGGCCTGCGCGCCGGCAGGTACCGGAACCGCCCAGACGAACACGGTGAGGACAGCGGCGAGCAGCGCAAGGATCCGAAAGTGCGCCGCGTGCGGAGGCGGTGCTTGTGGCGGTTGAGAAGTCATGGACAAGCGCCCTTCCCGGGCTGCGCGGCCGAGGTTCTCGGAGTCGACGAAAGCAGCCGACTGACGGTCGACCGAAGCTCGATCACCGGCTCCGCGCGAGCACCGTCGGCGAACGCGCCGATCACTGCACACCCACGAGCGAGCCGCTCGATCACGCGTTGGGCGGCCACCAGGCAGGTGGTCAAACCCCCGTGCTCGGCCCCCCACAGGTCCAGCATGGGCCGGGCGGCGGCGAACCGCACGCCAGCAGCCGATATCGGACGCGCGGGAGCGAGGTGGTGGACGCGCTGGCCCGCGCGCTGCGGCTCGACCCGGTGGAACGCGAGCACCTGAACGACCTGCTGGCCCGCCCCGGCACGGTGCGGCAGACCACCGCCGCCCCGCAGCGGGTGCGCCCGGGCCTGCACTTGATGCTGCAGACCCTGGAGCACGTCCCGGCGTTCGTCCTCGGCCGGCGCACCGATGTGCTGGCCGCCAACCGGCTGGCCCGCGAGGTGCTGACCGACTTCGACGCGCTGCCGGCCACCCAGCGCAACTTGGCCCGCTACTACCTGCTCGACCCCACCGCCCGGGAGAAGGTCGGCGACTGGGCCCGGATCGCCGCCGAGACCGTGGCGATCCTGCGACTTGAGGCCGGCCGCTATCCGAACGACCGCCGGCTGGCCGATCTGGTCGGCGAACTCACCCTGCGCTGCCCCGAGTTCACCACCTGGTGGAATGACCACAAGGTGCTGCGCCGCACCCACGGCAGCAAGTCCTACGTGCACCCCGAGGTCGGCGAGCTGCACTTCGCCTACGAGTCCTTCCAGCCCCCGGGCGATCCCGACCAGACCCTGTGCGTCTACAACGTCGAGCCGGGCTCGCCCACCGCCGACGCGCTGCGGCTGCTGGCCAGTTGGACGGCCGATCCGGCCACTCGGTGACCCTTGCGAGGACGAGCACGATCGAGCTGGGGCGTGCCGGCCTGACGATTTTTGCGGGTGTCAGCGCCGTGCGACCTCGCCTGCGTGGAGGGCACCCATCACTCGTTCGACGGTCTCCTGGACTTCGCCGACCGGAGCCGCGTAGCCGATGGCGCCACGCGCGGCATCCTCCCGGAGCATCCGGGTGATCGCCCAGGCGGCAAGATACTGCGATGCCAGGCAGCCGCCCGCCGTGGCGATGTTCCCCTCTGCGTGGAAAGGTGCGTCCAGTACGGTGACGTCGCAGGCCTCGACATAGGGCCGGCTCGTCATGTCCGTACAGACTGGCATCCCAGCCAGCAGCCCGAGTCGTGCGAGCACCAGCGCGCCAGAGCACTGCGAACCGATCAGCTGCCGCGACGGGTCGAGCCGCAGCATGGCGAGCAGCCGGTCATCGGCGACCACGTCGCGCGTCTTCACCCCACTGCCGATCAGCACGACGTCAGCCTCGGTGACGAACTCCATCGGACGCTGCCCGGTCACCTCGACTCCGTTCATCGACGTGACCACGGGCACGGGCGTAGTGATGAAGGCCTCAAGGCCGTCTTTGCGACACCGGTTGATCAGCGCTGAGGCGATGAAAGTGTCGAGCTCGTTGAACCCGTCGAAGGTGACCACGGCTACCTGCATCGCTGCTACTCCCTGAATATGACGTCGGGGCATCAAGCCTCTCCATGTGCCGAGCCCGAGTCGCGGGCCAATCGGCGGCCGGTGGCATGCCTGCCACTGCTCTCCACTCAGAGCCGCGGCGCGTCCGGCGCGGCGGCCTCCAGGTCGGCGATGCTCCCCGACATGATCCTCCGCACGTGGTCGGTGATGTGCTCCGCTGGCCAGTTCCACCAGGCCACCGCGAGCAGCCGGGCGATGTCCTCGTCGTTGTAGCGGGTGCGGATGAGGCGGGCCGGGTTGCCGCCGACGATGGCGTAGTCGGGCACGTCGCTGGTGACCACGGCGCCGGAGGCGATGATGGCGCCATGTCCGATCCGCACGCCGGGCATGATCGTGGTGCCGTGGCCGAACCAGACGTCGTTGCCGACGACGGTGTCGCCGCGGTTCGGCAGGCCGGTGAGGAGGTCGAAGTGCTCGGCCCAGGAGCCGCCCATGGTGGGGAACGGGAACGTCGAGGGGCCGTCCATCCGGTGGTTGGCGCCGTTCATGATGAACCGCACTCCCGTGCCCAGGGCGCAGTACTTGCCGATGATCAGCTTCTCCGGCCCGTAGTGGTAGAGCACATTGCGCGTCTCGAACGCGGTGGGGTCGTCCGGGTCGTCGTAGTAGGAGTACTCCCCGACCTCGATCAGCGGGGACTTCACCAGCGGCTTGAGCAGCACCACGCGCGGGTGCTCGGGCATCGGGTGGAGGACCGTCGGGTCGGCAGGCACTGGCATGGGGGCGCGGTTCCTCGTCGCTAGCGGGTTCGCATCCGATCCATGATGGCTGCGCCGCACCTTGCCGGGCCACCGGTTTCGGCGAGGACTGTGTGAGGACATGTCCCAACAACGGGCAGGGGATGAGCCGGAAGTGGTAGAAGGGAGATGCCCACGAGGCAAGGGCGGGCGGCTTCTTGGCCGCGAGAACGCCCTGCTGACAGCGGGAGCGGAGCGGGAGCAGGATGCGCCACTGAGAAGGGGGCTGAGTGTCTCAAACTGAGGACGAGGGCGGCGGGTCAAGGTCGGGCGGGTCGCTCGCAGGGGTTGCGCTCGTCGTTGCCGTCGCGATCATCGCGGTGTGGCTCGGGTTCCTCGTCTGGCTGGCCGTCGACACCGGTGCGAGCGAGATCACCTGGTCACGCCTGCTCGTCGTCCTTGCCTCGGTGGAGGCCGTCGCCTTTGCAGCGATCGGCGCGTTGTTCGGCACTACCGTGCAGAGACAGCGAGTTGAGGACCTGAAGGCGCGCACGGACGCCGCCGAGAGTCGCGCGGAGGCGAACCAGACGGCGGCTCTCAACGGCCACAAGCTCGCCGCGGCGGTCAAGGCGTCCCGCGGTCCCCGTGCGGACGGATCGGCCGAACGGCTCTCGGCTGAGGCTCAGCCGGGCAGTGATCCTCTACTCGCGCTGGCCGACCGGCTGTTCCCGGACTAGGGCCGCCATGGACGTGGTCGGGAGGCTGGTACGTGACGGTGTGGCCGTCGGCACCGCATTCATCGTCACCGCCGACGGGTTGGCCGCCACCGCCGCACACGTGATCGGTCCTCACCCGGAGGCCGAATGGACCTTCGAGCCGCTGACGGTGCCCGGGGTGTCGCTGCCGGTCGACGCCGCACTGCCGTCGGACGCGGCAGCCGACTTGGCGCTTCTGCAGGTCGGCGCGGCCGCCGAGTGGCAGCCCATGGCGCTCGTGTCACACACGAGCGCCACCCCCGGGGATCCGGTTCACCTGCGCGGTTTCGCCGCCTCGCGCGACTACGACTCCGGGGTGGGCCACTATGTGGGCGTGACGGCGGAGACCGGCCGTGCCTGGGTGAAGGTCAGCTGCCGGCACGCTCAACCCGGTATGAGCGGCGCACCTGTGCTGCTCACCGGGACGGGTGGCGTCATCGGTGTCGTGTCCGCCCGCCTCAACGCCGAGCGCTGGAACCGTGACACGGTTCTGCTCTCCTGCGTGGAAGATCTCGTCGCGCTCGCGCCGGAGCGTCTGCGTCTGCGTCTGCGTCCCACCGCACCGGCCGACCGGTTCATCCGCGGAACTCTCCGCCTGTCGTGGGTGCGGGGAAACCGGACGGAACTCCTCCTGGAGACCGATGACTTCACCATCTCGTTCGGCCGCAGTTCGGCCAGCCGGGTGTACCTGCCCGACCCTCGCGACAGTCGCTTCCACGGCCATCTGAGCCTGGTCGGCACGACGCTCGTCTATCAGCACCTCGGATCCCGCCCCGCGTTCCTTGCCGGCGCCACCCGGCAGTTGAGGATCGCCAAGGGCGACTCATGCCCGGTCGGTGACAAGGACCGCATCAGCGTCGCGAGTGGAACGATGCTGGTGGAGTTCAGCGCACCTGATCTCTACGACCCCAACGCGGCACCGACGGCGTCAGAAGATGACGATGAGACTGAGACTGAGACTGAGGCTGAGGAGGAGGCAGGCGATGGACGATGAGCTGACCGTCGACGGGCCGTGCGAGCCTCCTCGGCTCCTCGCCGGCGCACCCGCAGCCGTGGGCGAGGTGGTGGCCGGCCGCTGGTCGGTCTCGGAGATCCGTCGTGGTGGCCAGTCGTGGGTCCTGATGGTGGACGATGTCGAGCGCGGAGATCGCCGCGCGATCAAGATCCCGCGCTCCGGTTCAGCCGTCGGTGACGCCGAGCTTGCGATGCTCCTGGGACTCGAACCCCACCCTCACGTTGTCACTGCTCTTGACGAGACGTCGATCGGCGGCCGCCGGGGCATCGTGTTGGAGTACACCCCCTCGACGCTGGCCGACTTGCTGAGGCAGTTGCACGGCTCCCCCTCGTTCCCGTCTTCGATCGGCCGGCACACCGGCGCCCTCCGCCCCACGGAGGCGGCACCGGTGCCGGATCGACTCACCCAGGTACTCCAGGGTGTGTGCGCCGGCCTGGTTCACCTGTCCAAGCGCACGGAGATGGCGCACCTCGATATCAAGCCGTCGAACGTGCTCATCGACGACACCGGTAACGCCAAGATCGCCGACTTCGGCCTCGCACTGCAGGTCCGCATCCAAGGCGGACGGTTTCCGTCGGCACGCGGCGGAACCTGGGCGTACGCCGCACCCGAGGCGCTCCGGCAGGAACCGTGCGACACGCGGACGGACATCTTCTCGTTCGGCGTGCTCCTCTATCAGGCCTGTACGGGAAGGCTCCCCTACCCCTTTCCACTGGCATCGGATCCGGCCACGCAGCGCACCCAGCTGCTCGACTACTACGCGTCCGACGGACCACGGGAGCGCACCCAAGAGCTGTACTACTGGGGGCAGGGCACCCTGACCCAAGTGCCGGTCCCGCCCCCGGGTGAGGACATCAGCATCATCCTCTCCAGTTGCCTCCAAGTGCTGAGGGAGAATCGTCCATTGTCATTCCGGCACCTCGCCCCCATGCTTGACGCGGGCCTTCGGAGACCGCCGCTGCACACCACGGCCGTTCCACTGGTCGAGGCCGACGAGCACCGCAGGGAACTCGCGTTGTCGCACGCCCTGCTCCGGCTGGGCCGCTTCGGCGAGGCTGTGAACCACCTCAACCGGTTGCTCACCGCGCCCCTGCCCCGGGAGCTCTTCACGGAAGTGCACCGGACGGCCGTGGATGCCTTGACCGCCGCAGGTCGTCACCTCGAAGCAGCCGCACTCAGAGAATGCCGGTGATCCCATGCCGCGATTCGGACTTCGGGAGTGGTGGAGCAAGCGGCGCAAGGGTCCGCTGGACGAGAGTCCACCGGACGCGGGGACCGAGGGGAGCCTGCTGGGGCGCGTGGAGGAGTTGCTCCGGGACGGTCGGCGCAGAACGGCGATGGATGAGGTCCTGCGGGAGTTGCGCCATCCCTCCCCCAGGGGGTTCCTGGCCCCGCAGATCGCTCGGGTGCTCCTGTCGACGAGCCGCACGGCCAATCTCGAAGCGGCTGAGCCGCTGACCGGTCAGCAACGGGCAAGCGCGCTTCTGGCAGACCTCATGACGGAGTGTTCGGCTTGCCACACCGCCTGGTGCTCGCCCCATGCTCTCGTTCCCAGCACCCAGACGATCAGGTCGATCAACCCCGCGGGGCTGCAATGCCAGCAGTGCCGGTACACGCTGTGCAAGGACTGCCTGAGCGAGTACCCTCCGCCGGGGACCGGGCCCGTCGACATGCCGCGCATTCCGTACGGTGCTTGCCCGACCCACAGCGAGCTGACCACGCCGGTGCTCCCGACCGGACGCCATGACGTCAAACCGAGGGATCCCGAAGGGATCGAAGGCGTCATCGTCGCAAGGAACGGCCCCATCCTCCCGACGATGGAGGATGCCCTCCCATTGGTGACCAGGTTCCTGCCGCTCATCGCCGATGACGCCCCCATCATTCACATCCGCCGAAGCTTTCCTGGTGCCATGGCCAGCGAATCCACCCGCGACCAGCTGGCGCTGTCCCACATCCGCGAGTTGGAGCGCGATGGGGTGCTGCTTCCGGGAGCGTGGGAGCGCTCGGAGTGCATGTTCGTTCTCGCGGGCACCATGCCCGACACCGACTACCTGATCACCGTGGTGAACAGACCAGGGTAGGAGCGGCCGTTCTGGGCAAACTCACAGCGTCCCGCCGGAGTTGACGACGTCGGCGTTCTGGCCCTGCTGAAGCCCTCGGCCGCCTCCGACGGCCGGTTGCGGCCGGTCAGCCCGGATGTGGGCCTGGCCGCGCTGACCGAGCGCTGAACTTCCGGCGTCGAACCCCGCTGCTGAGCCCCGGCGTCGAACCGGCCGGCCGTCAGCCGAGCGGCAGCAGCCTGGTCCCCGGCGGCAGCGCGCCGGCCTCGCCCGCCTCGCGCAGGTAGCCGAGCAGCACCTCGCGCAGGGCGGCCGCCGCACGGGTGAGGGGCAACTCGGCGCCGTGGGCGAGGGCGATGGTGCGGCCCATCGCGTGGTCGGCGAACGGGGTGACGGCCAGCCCGCTGCGGGCCGCGACCATGCCGGGGACCACGGCCGGGCCGAGGCCGGCTCGGACGAAGCCCAGCACCGCGTCCATCTCGCCGCCCTCGACGGCGAATTCGGGCTGGAAGCCGGCCGCCTGGCAGGCCGCCAGGGTGGCCTCGCGCAGGTCGTAGCCCTCGCGGAACATCACCAGCGGCCGGCCGCGCAGGTCCTCGATCCGGATCCGGCGGCGGCGCAGCGGGCGGTCGGAGACCAGCACCAGGTCCTCGTGGAGCAGTTCGGTCAGCGCCATGCCCGGCGGCCGCTCGCCGCTCGGCCGGGTGATCACCAGCGCCAGGTCGAGTTCGCCGGCGGCCAGGGTGCCCACCAGGTCGCGGGAGCCGCCCTCGCTCACCAGCAGCTCCACGCCCGGGTGGCGGGCGCGGTAAGCGCGCAGCACGTCCGGCACCAGGCTGGTGCACAGGCTCGGCGGGGCCCCGAGGCGCACCCGGCCGCGCCGCAGCTGGACCACCTCCTGCACCGCGCTGCGGGCACTCTCGGTGTCCGCCAGGATGCGCCTGGCCAGCGGCAGCAGTGCCTGGCCGGCGTCGGTGAGCGCCGTGTCACCGCGACCGCGATGGAACAGCTCCGCACCCAACTCCCGCTCCAGGGAGCGGATCTGCTGGGAGAGCGAGGGCTGCGCGACATGCAGCCGCTCGGCCGCGCGGGTGAAGTGGTGGGTGTCGGCGACGGCGGCGAAGTAGCGCAGTTGCTGGAGCTGCATGGAGCCATGATAGGTGCTGCCTATCGTGATGAGCCGAAAGATGTCTTGGACGGATGATGGAGGCGCTGCCTACCGTCATGTTCATGGCTCTGACGAGTGAGCGCACCGAACGCTCCGGCACCAGCAAACGCAGCACGCCCACGGTCGGCCGCGGCGCGATCGCGGCCCTGTGGGACTCGACCGTCGGCAAGAAGGCGGCCATGGCGGTGAGCGGCGCGGTGCTGCTCGGCTACCTGGTCTTCCACATGATCGGGAACCTGAAGATCTTCTTCGGCCCGGCCGACATGAACGGGTACGCGGCCTGGCTGCGCACCATCGGGCAGCCGTTCCTGGGGCACGAGTGGTTCCTCTGGATCGCCCGCCTGGTGCTGCTGGCCGCCGTGCTGGTGCACGGGACAGCCGCCTACCAGCTGAGCCGCCGCGACCTGCGGGCCCGCCCGACCGGCTACCAGCACCGGCGGGCGCGGAGCAGCTACGCGACCCGGACCATGCGCTGGGGCGGGGTGATCCTGGCGCTCTTCATCGTCTGGCACATCCTGGACCTCACCACGCTGACCGTGAACCCGAAGGCCGAGCCGGGCCACCCCTACGAGAACGTGGTGGCGTCCTTCCACACCTGGTACAGCGGCGTGGTCTACTGCCTGGCGATGCTGGCGCTCGGCCTGCACGTCCGGCACGGCTTCTGGAGCGCCGCGCAGACCCTGGGCCTCAACAACCCGCGCCGCGACCGGGCGTTGAAGGCCGGTGCCAACCTGCTGGCGTTCGCGCTGACCGCCGGCTTCCTCTCCGTGCCGATCGCCGTGATGACGGGAGCCGTCAAGTGAGCGGCGGCAATCGTCAAGTGAGCAGCGGGAGCCGTCAAGTGAGCAACGACACCCATGGGGGCCACGCGATGACCAGCTACCAGGACTACACCGTCGGCGCCCCGATCGCCGACACCAGGGCACCGGACGGGCCGATCGAAGAGCGCTGGGACCGGCGGCGGTTCGAGGCCAAGCTGG
Protein-coding regions in this window:
- a CDS encoding SDR family oxidoreductase; this translates as MDLGITGKTALVTGASRGIGLAIAQALAAEGVKVVGAARTITPELEKAAAAVIATDLSTREGATTVAHQAIAEVGGIDFLVNNVGAGDPDKFSLAGFLDTGDEQWQAVFDLNLFSAVWTTRAALPSILERKGAIVNISSINARVPTGSPVGYAEAKAALTQFGKRLSEELAPRGVRVNTVSPGVTASPIWTDPNGFGGQVAAAFGINHGDLLAGLPGKFGMASGRLTQPEEVADLVAFLLSERAANIHGADYVIDGGTLKAA
- a CDS encoding TetR/AcrR family transcriptional regulator: MGRPKSFEPDVVIAQAMETFWTNGYAGTSPADLAEATGVAKGSLYHAFGSKRELFGKALDRYGRVGSELTEEVLARPGTAKECIRAYLVLLVEADLNGPVRRGCLAMNTELELGAQDEEAALAVRRMVECSIQLLAGRIEKGRLDGDVAADVDANAQARFLMNTIVGLRVMVRTFDGPVLYQIIDTALAGL
- a CDS encoding class I SAM-dependent methyltransferase; amino-acid sequence: MIEEPTYLTETRTSYDTVAVDYAAFVRPAFQRDKLGRGMLGAFAEFVLASGGGPVADVGCGPGHVTAHLHQLGLDVGGIDLSPGMVEVARRDHPHLRFDTGTMTALDLPDGQLAGIVAWYSIIHLPPAELPTAFAEFHRALAPGGHLLLGFHVGDEVRRKREGYGGHPMALDVHLLQPDRIAELATHSGFMTQAQLLEDPEARVPHACLLFHKANNGC
- a CDS encoding SH3 domain-containing protein; the encoded protein is MGWSELIARWGADGPVRGVPGGLSVTFEGMTPAEITAQEKSPDEVELVLEWHPPWRPGDAAASLFPLDRLAHACAQARSGLLHCTATSQAIQVRMTLYLEGLSRQSFVGVAAEMARAVTFLDEVGAEAGTQASELQEAERLMAEAQRSLEEAESKVASAPAGTGEARPEARAAAPEKQGLGPPPEASPPPSPPPPPNAAHAWQPTHRIAKGGEPAWSTPDPARAPVSQLNAGLEVQVSDEASGWANIICSNGWSGWVRAQSLTPLRGRRPGT
- a CDS encoding MmyB family transcriptional regulator; this encodes MDALARALRLDPVEREHLNDLLARPGTVRQTTAAPQRVRPGLHLMLQTLEHVPAFVLGRRTDVLAANRLAREVLTDFDALPATQRNLARYYLLDPTAREKVGDWARIAAETVAILRLEAGRYPNDRRLADLVGELTLRCPEFTTWWNDHKVLRRTHGSKSYVHPEVGELHFAYESFQPPGDPDQTLCVYNVEPGSPTADALRLLASWTADPATR
- a CDS encoding DJ-1/PfpI family protein, which produces MQVAVVTFDGFNELDTFIASALINRCRKDGLEAFITTPVPVVTSMNGVEVTGQRPMEFVTEADVVLIGSGVKTRDVVADDRLLAMLRLDPSRQLIGSQCSGALVLARLGLLAGMPVCTDMTSRPYVEACDVTVLDAPFHAEGNIATAGGCLASQYLAAWAITRMLREDAARGAIGYAAPVGEVQETVERVMGALHAGEVARR
- a CDS encoding CatB-related O-acetyltransferase codes for the protein MPVPADPTVLHPMPEHPRVVLLKPLVKSPLIEVGEYSYYDDPDDPTAFETRNVLYHYGPEKLIIGKYCALGTGVRFIMNGANHRMDGPSTFPFPTMGGSWAEHFDLLTGLPNRGDTVVGNDVWFGHGTTIMPGVRIGHGAIIASGAVVTSDVPDYAIVGGNPARLIRTRYNDEDIARLLAVAWWNWPAEHITDHVRRIMSGSIADLEAAAPDAPRL